Proteins co-encoded in one Aspergillus luchuensis IFO 4308 DNA, chromosome 6, nearly complete sequence genomic window:
- a CDS encoding Dabb family protein (COG:S;~EggNog:ENOG410PQUX;~InterPro:IPR011008,IPR013097;~PFAM:PF07876) has translation MQVTHIVLLQFNPDVTPEVREDVASQVKGLRESCIHPDTGRPYIVSMRAGADVSIEGLQNGISHAFVSVFENTADRDYFVNKDPAHIALVQNVKHHLAKVQVVDFVDGKFI, from the exons ATGCAGGTCACTCACATTGTCCTACTCCAATTCAACCCCGACGTTACTCCCGAGGTTAGGGAGGAT GTCGCCAGTCAGGTCAAGGGTCTGCGCGAGTCGTGCATCCACCCGGACACTGGCAGGCCGTACATCGTTTCCATGAGGGCCGGTGCAGATGTCTCCATCGAGGGTCTTCAG AATGGCATCAGCCATGCATTTGTCTCCGTCTTCGAAAATACCGCGGATCGCGACTACTTCGTGAACAAAGACCCGGCGCATATCGCGCTCGTGCAGAATGTCAAGCATCATTTGGCTAAAGTCCAGGTTGTGGACTTTGTGGATGGGAAGTTTATTTAG